The following proteins are co-located in the Egicoccus sp. AB-alg2 genome:
- the sppA gene encoding signal peptide peptidase SppA: MPPDRRRWIHRLLPWPRRRFVLALDLSRPVTDGAPGSPVARMAGARGPSLREVVAALEEAARDRRVGALVARVDAPADSWAHAQELAGAVRAFRASGKPTFAHAQTFSEAGDAVLAYLVASAFEEVHLQPTGEVGVVGVGVVQPFVADLLDKLGVVPQLDHRHEFKTAKNLLTERAFTEAHREAADRIVANLQEQLLDAVVGGRGLARDRAAELVDRAPLLAEEARDHHLVDRLAYRDQTMAAAFARVGPQARLLTLRQYVALLRRRQRPDQPTVALIHGRGAIQVGRGRPSPLGPVMGADTVVTAFQQAVRDQRVRAIVFRVDSGGGSAVASDAIRRAVAYAREAGTPVVVSMGSLAGSGGYWIAMDADRILASPATLTGSIGVVYGKLVARELRHKVGITTDEVHRGANALMFSSDQPFTDAQWDQVGQLLDRVYDDFVERVAAGRGLPREQVQQIARGRVWTGADARQRGLVDELGGYREAFAAARRLAGLPADARLRVRVLPRLPASHRLGLRPGAAAGLRAVLGRLEATVDDPAGAHARMPDWAGPAARPGR, translated from the coding sequence ATGCCGCCCGACCGCCGCCGATGGATCCACCGGCTCCTGCCCTGGCCACGGCGGCGGTTCGTGCTCGCGCTCGACCTCTCGCGGCCCGTCACCGACGGCGCGCCCGGCAGCCCCGTCGCCCGCATGGCCGGCGCCCGCGGGCCGTCGTTGCGGGAGGTCGTCGCCGCGCTCGAGGAGGCCGCCCGCGACCGGCGCGTCGGCGCGCTGGTCGCCCGGGTCGACGCCCCCGCCGACAGCTGGGCACACGCACAGGAACTGGCCGGCGCCGTCCGGGCGTTCCGCGCCAGCGGCAAGCCGACGTTCGCGCACGCCCAGACCTTCAGCGAGGCCGGGGACGCCGTGCTGGCGTACCTCGTCGCCTCCGCCTTCGAGGAGGTCCACCTCCAGCCGACCGGCGAGGTCGGCGTCGTGGGGGTCGGCGTCGTGCAGCCCTTCGTCGCCGATCTGCTCGACAAGCTCGGCGTCGTCCCCCAGCTCGACCATCGCCACGAGTTCAAGACCGCCAAGAACCTGCTCACCGAACGGGCCTTCACCGAGGCCCACCGGGAAGCCGCCGACCGCATCGTGGCGAACCTGCAGGAGCAACTGCTCGACGCGGTGGTGGGTGGACGGGGCCTCGCCCGCGACCGGGCGGCCGAGCTTGTCGACCGTGCACCATTGCTGGCCGAGGAGGCGCGCGACCACCACCTCGTCGACCGCCTCGCCTATCGCGACCAGACCATGGCGGCCGCCTTCGCGCGGGTCGGGCCGCAGGCACGGCTGCTGACGCTGCGCCAGTACGTCGCCCTGCTGCGGCGACGTCAGCGCCCCGACCAGCCGACGGTCGCGCTGATCCATGGTCGCGGCGCCATCCAGGTCGGTCGCGGCCGGCCGTCGCCGCTCGGACCGGTCATGGGCGCCGACACGGTCGTGACGGCCTTCCAGCAGGCCGTCCGCGACCAGCGGGTCCGTGCGATCGTCTTCCGCGTGGACAGCGGCGGCGGCTCCGCGGTCGCCAGCGACGCCATCCGGCGGGCCGTCGCCTACGCCCGCGAGGCCGGGACCCCGGTCGTGGTGTCGATGGGCAGCCTCGCCGGGTCCGGTGGCTACTGGATCGCGATGGACGCCGACCGCATCCTGGCCTCGCCCGCGACGCTGACCGGCTCCATCGGCGTGGTGTACGGCAAGCTCGTGGCCCGCGAGCTGCGGCACAAGGTCGGGATCACCACCGACGAGGTGCACCGGGGCGCGAACGCGCTGATGTTCTCCAGCGACCAGCCGTTCACCGACGCGCAGTGGGATCAGGTCGGGCAACTGCTCGACCGGGTCTACGACGACTTCGTCGAGCGGGTGGCGGCCGGGCGCGGGCTGCCACGCGAGCAGGTGCAGCAGATCGCGCGCGGCCGGGTGTGGACCGGTGCCGACGCCCGCCAGCGAGGCCTGGTCGACGAGCTCGGCGGCTACCGCGAGGCCTTCGCCGCCGCACGCCGGTTGGCGGGGCTGCCCGCGGACGCGCGGCTACGGGTCCGCGTGCTGCCGCGACTGCCCGCGTCCCACCGTCTGGGGCTGCGCCCGGGCGCCGCCGCCGGGCTACGGGCCGTGCTCGGCCGCCTCGAGGCGACCGTCGACGACCCCGCGGGGGCGCACGCCCGCATGCCCGATTGGGCCGGGCCCGCGGCACGACCGGGCCGGTGA
- the kynU gene encoding kynureninase: MDRAACAMRDDRDPLADRRGRFALPDGVVYLDGNSLGALPHGVADRLRTVVEQEWGVGLIRSWNEAAWVDLPARVASRLAPLLGAATDELAVGDSTSVNLFKALAAARALRPERRVLLTDDGNFPTDVYVAGGLAHVRGDLEVRVVAPDEVPAALDHDVAVLALTQVDYRTGARRDAAALTAAAHEVGAVTVWDLAHSTGAIEVDLHAWDADFAVGCSYKYLNGGPGAPAYLFVARRWHEAADTPVRGWFGHARPFAFALDYEPAADARRFQVGTPHVLSTAALDTALAAFEGVSPADLDAKARSLTETFVALVDAHCGDEVEVVSPRDPAARGAQVSLRHREAYALTQALIGRGVIPDHRPPDLVRFGFAPLYVRHVDVHDAVQVLAQLLRSGDWDRPEHHRRRTVV, translated from the coding sequence ATGGACCGCGCGGCCTGCGCCATGCGCGACGATCGGGACCCGCTCGCGGACCGGCGAGGCCGGTTCGCGCTGCCCGACGGGGTCGTCTACCTCGACGGCAACTCGCTCGGAGCCCTGCCACACGGGGTCGCGGACCGGCTGCGCACGGTCGTCGAGCAGGAATGGGGCGTCGGGCTGATCCGGTCCTGGAACGAGGCCGCCTGGGTCGACCTGCCGGCCCGGGTCGCCAGCCGGCTGGCACCGCTGCTCGGCGCCGCCACGGACGAACTGGCGGTGGGCGACTCGACCTCGGTGAACCTGTTCAAGGCCCTGGCCGCGGCCCGCGCCCTGCGGCCGGAGCGGCGGGTGCTGCTGACCGACGACGGCAACTTCCCGACCGACGTGTACGTGGCCGGCGGGCTCGCGCACGTCCGCGGCGACCTCGAGGTGCGCGTGGTCGCCCCCGACGAGGTCCCGGCGGCGCTCGACCACGACGTGGCGGTGCTGGCGTTGACGCAGGTCGACTACCGCACGGGCGCACGGCGCGACGCGGCCGCGCTCACCGCCGCGGCACACGAGGTCGGCGCGGTCACGGTGTGGGACCTGGCGCACTCGACGGGCGCCATCGAGGTCGACCTGCACGCCTGGGACGCCGACTTCGCGGTCGGCTGCTCCTACAAGTACCTCAACGGCGGGCCCGGGGCGCCGGCCTACCTCTTCGTCGCGCGGCGCTGGCACGAGGCGGCGGACACCCCGGTGCGTGGCTGGTTCGGGCACGCCCGTCCGTTCGCGTTCGCCCTCGACTACGAGCCGGCCGCCGACGCCCGCCGGTTCCAGGTCGGCACCCCGCACGTGCTGTCGACCGCGGCGTTGGACACGGCGCTGGCGGCCTTCGAGGGCGTCTCGCCGGCCGACCTCGACGCCAAGGCGCGCAGCCTCACGGAGACGTTCGTCGCGCTGGTCGATGCCCACTGCGGTGACGAGGTCGAGGTGGTCTCGCCGCGCGACCCGGCCGCCCGCGGCGCGCAGGTCTCGCTGCGCCACCGCGAGGCGTACGCGCTGACGCAGGCCCTGATCGGCCGGGGCGTGATCCCGGACCACCGGCCGCCCGACCTCGTGCGCTTCGGCTTCGCGCCGCTGTACGTGCGCCACGTCGACGTCCACGACGCCGTGCAGGTGCTCGCGCAACTGCTGCGCAGCGGCGACTGGGACCGGCCGGAACACCATCGTCGCCGCACGGTCGTCTGA